In Porites lutea chromosome 1, jaPorLute2.1, whole genome shotgun sequence, a single genomic region encodes these proteins:
- the LOC140930601 gene encoding uncharacterized protein codes for MILIFVILYFTLSPCDQKPCRNGGTCIPVYENNSYACQCPPIAEGKHCEEVQWTAFWWYDANTAWPDWEEDVLKYDFGHCNSTDPYCFGRLPWSAVEDSTEMLAVDSENTVYKWQFNSSNDVAHAVWRAFHDHQHIYYQEVVNRQEWAPDVLSGNSPEKAQDSFMYRDQNGIRSILLDDDNCSCFLSLSFGRGMCYDDGSYYWKGVDTLYDPNCNMPRAGVGLTLYFRSLY; via the coding sequence atgattttaatttttgtcattttatacTTTACATTGAGTCCATGTGATCAGAAGCCCTGCAGAAACGGTGGCACATGTATCCCTGTGTATGAGAATAACAGCTACGCTTGTCAGTGTCCTCCGATCGCTGAAGGCAAACATTGTGAGGAAGTACAATGGACGGCATTTTGGTGGTATGACGCGAACACAGCTTGGCCCGACTGGGAAGAAGACGTGCTCAAGTACGACTTTGGTCACTGCAATTCAACGGATCCCTACTGTTTTGGACGCCTTCCCTGGTCAGCGGTGGAAGATTCCACCGAGATGCTTGCTGTTGACTCGGAAAACACCGTTTACAAATGGCAATTCAACTCCAGCAATGATGTTGCTCATGCAGTCTGGCGCGCATTCCATGATCACCAGCACATATATTATCAGGAAGTGGTAAATCGGCAAGAATGGGCACCAGACGTGTTGAGTGGTAATTCACCAGAGAAAGCTCAAGATTCATTCATGTACCGTGATCAAAATGGCATCAGATCGATCCTGCTTGATGACGACAACTGCAGTTGCTTTTTGTCTCTGAGTTTTGGCCGTGGCATGTGTTATGATGATGGGAGTTATTACTGGAAAGGCGTAGATACACTTTATGACCCAAACTGTAACATGCCACGAGCTGGTGTTGGACTGACTCTGTACTTTCGTTCTTTATACTAG
- the LOC140938955 gene encoding uncharacterized protein translates to MKLRFLFMVYITVLVGQPCLVKSIFLPWLKSTNDSSDGFRIAKVLLELNKKIPGSPIGVKVPEMKNITSNISVDERCFGENDMPLSFAFHKNHPYTSFQDAREYMDVKGMFPSLLSNMLDYCCHGGAKKVKFAKLLRTPLEAEDRFLSENVNEYDFTFSIHAPSDVHSFRDYPFIPLVRAPSVVFLAYDGNERTSKTHAIATTIMKAWPIMVFILLTATFSGIIIWFLDHRQNPQEFPQSFKKGVWEGFWWALVTMTTVGYGDRSPKSTLGRVFCILWIITGLIIISIFIAMVTASLAATTHPHFPIHGSLIGVVNGSEEYQLGVLMNADMKIFPKIYDITSALLKSEIDGAFVDSFIITAHLNLIRNHPGIRIERTIEHPVTYGMVLAGNSSRMESCARRYVENYPRKVFQKIAEHLKPLKIPSDAISQEVKAAEGLFYEEGAFKMIVYSGTAILAVLSIAGLVYEFLAKKYLQPKRAREENNYLNVEMTKQTSTDGPPHQTEGDLDELLQDYKSFHDSWVERCKRLHGKPYGC, encoded by the exons ATGAAGCTCAGATTCCTTTTTATGGTTTATATTACTGTTCTTGTCGGGCAGCCATGTCTCGTGAAAAGCATCTTTCTCCCATGGTTGAAAAGCACAAACGATTCTTCCGATGGCTTTCGTATTGCAAAAGTACTTCTAGAATTGAATAAGAAAATTCCAGGTAGTCCTATTGGAGTAAAGGTTCCAGAGATGAAGAACATCACCAGCAATATCTCCGTAGACGAGCGATGCTTTGGAGAAAACGACATGCCATTATCATTTGCTTTTCACAAGAATCATCCCTATACTTCTTTTCAAGACGCAAGAGAGTACATGGACGTAAAAGGCATGTTTCCTTCTTTGCTTTCGAACATGTTAGACTATTGTTGTCATGGTGGCGCCAAGAAAGTCAAATTTGCCAAGCTCTTACGTACACCACTGGAGGCGGAAGATCGTTTTCTAAGTGAGAACGTTAATGAGTACGATTTCACCTTTTCGATCCACGCACCCTCTGATGTTCATTCATTTCGGGATTATCCATTCATCCCGCTAGTGCGAGCCCCCAGTGTGGTCTTTCTGGCGTATGATGGAAACGAAAGAACCAGCAAGACTCACGCCATTGCTACCACCATTATGAAGGCCTGGCCCATAATGGTGTTCATTCTTCTCACAGCAACCTTCTCTGGTATCATAATATGGTTTTTG GATCATCGTCAGAATCCTCAGGAGTTTCCTCAATCATTTAAGAAAGGAGTCTGGGAAGGGTTCTGGTGGGCACTGGTCACCATGACAACAGTAGG CTATGGTGATCGTTCCCCCAAGTCCACTCTCGGTCGTGTGTTTTGCATTTTGTGGATTATAACAGGCCTGATTATAATCTCCATTTTCATTGCTATGGTAACAGCATCGCTTGCAGCTACAACACACCCTCACTTCCCAATACATGGGTCGCTG ATTGGAGTAGTAAACGGAAGTGAAGAATATCAGCTAGGAGTGCTGATGAATGCGGACATGAAAA TATTTCCCAAGATATACGATATAACGAGTGCTCTGTTGAAGTCAGAAATAGACGGCGCTTTTGTAGATAGTTTTATAATCACAGCGCACCTAAACCTGATCAGGAATCATCCTGGAATTAGGATTGAGCGCACGATTGAGCACCCGGTTACGTACGGCATGGTTTTGGCTGGCAATTCATCCCGTATGGAAAGCTGCGCTAGGCGTTACGTCGAAAACTATCCaagaaaagtttttcaaaagattGCCGAGCATCTCAAGCCTCTCAAG ATTCCATCGGATGCCATAAGCCAGGAAGTAAAAGCCGCAGAGGGGTTGTTTTATGAAGAAGGAGCCTTTAAGATGATCGTGTACAGTGGAACAGCCATCTTGGCGGTGCTTTCTATCGCTGGATTAGTTTATGAGTTTCTAGCCAAGAAATACTTGCAGC CGAAACGGGCAAGAGAAGAAAACAATTACCTCAATGTTGAGATGACAAAGCAGACCAGTACAGATGGTCCGCCGCACCAGACTGAGGGAGACTTGGACGAGCTTTTGCAAGATTATAAGTCTTTTCATGACTCATGGGTAGAGAGGTGCAAGAGGCTTCATGGGAAACCTTATGGTTGTTAA